The following are from one region of the Nostoc cf. commune SO-36 genome:
- a CDS encoding ScyD/ScyE family protein yields the protein MFQPICAGNSGSLVKVASDGTTQRLFNNFESIAEQPTGNQGAGIQDIQFDSQGNAYLLTGFAGYPGNRDLESLNLGSQFTIPPQQLATFPPSTPDKVLNTPLLAQLFKADLNTGKLESIFDFGKYEITNNPDGGDVVTNPFDLTVSGDTAYVVDGGGNAAYKIKLDGSESEAIAIPKKVLSASTLPPLPPGQELPPGLVEMLPGGNIAIQAVPTGGTIGPDGALYVAEYSGFPYPENQSRIFRIGEDGNPEVFLDGFTQITDLTFDDQGNLLVLQFGDESQLKGDLRFLPGSLIKVAPDLTRTILVAAGEGLESSAGIDIGPDGQIYVTKRGVGPELGSVVRVDGIVTERVPEPTSILGLLALASVGATGAIAKRKRQDKLGELLPKAEIV from the coding sequence TTGTTTCAGCCTATCTGTGCTGGTAATAGTGGTTCACTGGTCAAAGTTGCATCAGATGGAACCACACAGCGTCTATTCAATAACTTTGAATCTATAGCAGAGCAACCTACTGGCAACCAAGGCGCTGGTATTCAAGATATACAATTCGACTCTCAGGGGAATGCTTATCTTCTAACTGGGTTTGCTGGTTATCCAGGAAATCGTGATTTAGAATCACTTAACCTTGGTTCTCAATTCACTATCCCACCACAGCAACTTGCTACTTTCCCGCCATCCACACCCGATAAAGTACTGAATACTCCGCTTTTAGCACAACTTTTCAAAGCTGACTTGAATACCGGAAAGCTGGAAAGTATTTTCGACTTCGGCAAGTATGAAATTACTAATAACCCAGACGGTGGGGATGTAGTTACCAACCCCTTTGATTTGACCGTTAGTGGTGATACTGCTTATGTCGTTGACGGTGGTGGAAACGCCGCTTATAAAATCAAACTTGATGGAAGTGAGTCTGAGGCGATCGCAATTCCCAAGAAAGTCCTTAGTGCCTCGACATTACCACCTTTACCACCAGGACAAGAACTGCCTCCAGGGTTAGTAGAAATGCTTCCAGGAGGAAACATCGCAATTCAAGCAGTACCTACAGGTGGCACGATTGGCCCCGATGGAGCCTTGTACGTTGCCGAATATTCAGGTTTTCCATATCCAGAAAATCAATCGCGGATCTTCCGCATCGGCGAAGATGGGAACCCAGAGGTTTTTCTGGATGGGTTTACACAAATCACAGACTTAACCTTTGATGATCAAGGCAATTTGCTGGTGTTACAGTTCGGCGACGAGTCTCAGTTAAAGGGTGACTTACGGTTCCTTCCCGGTTCTCTGATTAAAGTTGCTCCAGATTTAACTCGCACAATCCTGGTTGCTGCCGGTGAAGGGTTGGAATCGTCTGCTGGAATCGATATTGGCCCTGACGGGCAAATATACGTCACCAAACGCGGTGTTGGCCCAGAACTAGGATCGGTTGTTCGGGTGGATGGTATTGTTACAGAAAGAGTCCCCGAACCTACTTCAATACTTGGCTTACTAGCCCTTGCTAGTGTAGGCGCAACTGGTGCGATCGCCAAGCGCAAACGCCAAGACAAGTTGGGTGAATTGCTACCCAAAGCAGAGATAGTCTAA
- a CDS encoding ScyD/ScyE family protein, with the protein MDFTQLTDLEFDTEGNLYALQYANQSAWKGDFDGSVIKISADGTRTTLLSGNGLESPSALTIGADSAVYVTNRGDRPGGGQVLRIENIKSVPEPSSALGILAIAAFGAGCLHKKRSY; encoded by the coding sequence ATGGATTTTACCCAACTCACAGACTTGGAATTTGATACTGAGGGCAATTTGTATGCTTTGCAGTACGCCAATCAGTCAGCTTGGAAGGGCGATTTTGATGGTTCTGTCATCAAAATATCTGCTGATGGGACACGCACAACTCTTCTGAGTGGGAATGGATTAGAGTCGCCTAGCGCCTTGACTATTGGTGCTGATAGCGCAGTATACGTCACAAACCGAGGCGATCGCCCTGGAGGTGGACAAGTTCTCAGAATTGAAAATATCAAATCTGTCCCTGAACCGAGTTCTGCTTTAGGCATATTAGCGATCGCTGCTTTTGGCGCTGGTTGCTTGCACAAAAAGAGAAGCTACTAA
- the scyF gene encoding scytonemin biosynthesis PEP-CTERM protein ScyF (ScyF is a conserved protein in biosynthesis systems for the scytonemin, a Trp-derived cyanobacterial natural sunscreen, although it is not absolutely required.): MGLVKNFSIGILGTGLMVLATAAQAKAVTLTYDRSIGSPGFGPGELFVPQGIAVDSQGNTLIANGRGINPADGTPNFDLGNKIEIFNPSGQYIGAIGSGGTGPGQFDEPTTVDFNPVTGDLYSGDVYNNRINQFDSQGNFIRSFANGDFTPRVNDRIFFGPSGLTFDKTGNVYVGDFNGERILKFTPDGQPIGVIGGALGTAPGEFQGVAGIRISPVSGNIFVADQYNNRVQVLDPTGNPLLAFGSAGSGPGQLLQPLHRSGRTRECLCS, from the coding sequence ATGGGATTAGTCAAAAATTTCTCAATCGGCATTCTCGGTACTGGATTGATGGTCTTGGCAACAGCAGCCCAAGCCAAGGCTGTAACATTAACTTACGACAGAAGTATTGGTAGTCCTGGCTTCGGCCCTGGAGAACTTTTTGTTCCCCAAGGGATAGCGGTGGATAGCCAAGGGAATACCCTCATAGCTAACGGACGCGGTATTAACCCGGCGGATGGTACTCCTAACTTCGACCTTGGTAACAAAATTGAAATATTTAATCCTAGCGGTCAGTATATTGGAGCAATTGGCTCCGGTGGCACAGGGCCTGGGCAGTTTGACGAGCCAACAACTGTAGACTTTAATCCCGTAACAGGGGATTTGTATTCAGGTGATGTTTACAACAACCGCATCAATCAATTCGATTCTCAGGGTAATTTTATTAGATCCTTTGCAAACGGAGATTTTACCCCTCGCGTAAATGATAGGATTTTCTTTGGCCCATCTGGTTTGACATTTGACAAAACTGGCAACGTTTACGTAGGTGATTTTAACGGCGAAAGAATCCTTAAATTCACACCAGACGGACAGCCAATTGGTGTCATTGGTGGCGCTCTTGGCACTGCACCTGGGGAATTCCAAGGCGTAGCAGGTATAAGAATTTCCCCAGTTAGTGGAAATATCTTTGTAGCTGACCAGTATAACAACCGCGTTCAAGTACTCGATCCAACTGGTAATCCTCTGTTGGCATTTGGTTCAGCAGGTAGCGGGCCTGGACAGCTTCTTCAGCCATTGCATCGAAGTGGACGAACAAGAGAATGTTTATGTAGCTGA
- a CDS encoding glycosyltransferase family 4 protein gives MQILIYSYNYHPEPIGIAPLMTELAEGLVKRGHQVRVITGMPNYPQRQIYDRYRGKLYVTEHKNGVTIQRSYLRIKSKPNLIDRLLLELSFVFTSLPQALRGERPDLILLTVPPLLVCLPATLIAWLYNCPVVLNVQDILPEAAVRVGLIKNKLMISALEALEKFAYRTAHSISVIADGFVDNLKNKGVPANKIVCIPNWVNLNFIRPLPKENNSWRATHQLDDKFVVLYSGNIALTQGLETVIEAASRLRHLKEIVFVIAGESQALKRLQKHCLACGADNVLLLPLQPREKLPQMLAAADVGLIVQKSNVISFNMPSKIPLLLASGRPIVGSVPATGTAAKAIKESGGGIIVEPESADALAGAVLDLYNQPELAAKLGRKGRKFAVENYSFEQALNRYEELFADVVSKRATTLDILPELSSKESLVDI, from the coding sequence ATGCAAATTCTGATTTATTCATATAACTATCATCCAGAACCAATCGGCATTGCACCTTTGATGACTGAACTAGCAGAAGGGCTAGTGAAACGAGGGCATCAAGTGCGGGTAATTACAGGTATGCCTAACTATCCTCAGCGTCAGATTTACGATCGCTATCGGGGTAAATTATACGTTACTGAACACAAAAATGGTGTCACCATTCAACGTAGTTACCTGCGGATTAAATCTAAACCTAACCTTATAGATCGCCTACTGCTAGAGTTGAGCTTTGTTTTTACAAGTTTGCCACAAGCTCTCAGGGGCGAGCGACCTGATTTAATTCTCTTAACAGTGCCACCGTTACTAGTCTGCTTACCTGCAACTTTAATAGCTTGGCTATACAACTGCCCAGTAGTACTGAATGTGCAAGATATCCTGCCGGAAGCTGCTGTGCGTGTTGGGCTAATTAAAAATAAGTTAATGATTTCAGCCCTGGAAGCTTTAGAAAAATTTGCCTACCGAACTGCACATAGCATTAGTGTCATTGCCGATGGCTTTGTAGATAATTTAAAAAATAAAGGTGTCCCGGCTAATAAAATTGTCTGTATTCCAAATTGGGTAAATCTAAATTTTATTCGCCCTTTACCGAAGGAGAATAACTCTTGGAGAGCTACTCATCAACTCGATGATAAATTTGTAGTGCTTTATTCAGGTAATATTGCTCTGACGCAAGGTTTGGAGACAGTAATAGAAGCAGCATCTCGCTTGCGTCATCTCAAAGAAATTGTCTTTGTAATTGCGGGTGAATCTCAAGCTCTCAAAAGGTTGCAAAAACATTGTCTTGCTTGTGGTGCAGATAACGTTTTGCTGTTACCATTGCAACCGCGAGAAAAACTACCGCAAATGTTAGCAGCCGCAGATGTCGGGTTGATTGTGCAAAAGAGCAATGTGATTTCCTTCAATATGCCTTCTAAAATACCACTGTTGTTAGCCAGTGGCCGCCCAATAGTGGGTTCAGTTCCCGCCACTGGTACTGCTGCCAAAGCTATCAAAGAAAGTGGTGGCGGCATTATTGTTGAACCGGAGTCAGCAGATGCTTTAGCCGGTGCGGTATTAGATTTATATAATCAGCCGGAATTAGCAGCAAAATTAGGGCGCAAAGGCAGAAAGTTTGCGGTAGAAAACTATTCCTTTGAGCAAGCGCTAAATCGGTATGAAGAGTTATTTGCTGATGTGGTTTCCAAACGGGCGACAACTTTGGATATCTTGCCAGAATTGAGTTCTAAGGAATCACTT